In Eulemur rufifrons isolate Redbay chromosome 29, OSU_ERuf_1, whole genome shotgun sequence, one DNA window encodes the following:
- the PEG10 gene encoding LOW QUALITY PROTEIN: retrotransposon-derived protein PEG10 (The sequence of the model RefSeq protein was modified relative to this genomic sequence to represent the inferred CDS: inserted 1 base in 1 codon): protein MGPADCPPPPPPPPPHNNNNDKDKNSGHKSPCVPNTNERRRDELSEEINNLREKVIRQSEENNNLQSQVQKLTEENTTLREQVEVEVEPTPEEEDDLELQGAAAAAIPPPPIEEECPEDLPEKFDGNPDMLAPFMTQCQIFMEKSTRDFSIDRVRVCFVTSMMTGRAARWASAKLERSHYLMHNYPAFMMEMKHVFEDPQRREAAKRKIRRLRQGMGSVVDYANAFQMIAQDLDWNEPALIDQFHEGLNDRIQEELSHLEVPKTLSALIGLCIHIERRLARAAAAAAAAAAARKPRSPPRALVLQHPPGHHQVDPTEPVGGARMRLTQEEKERRRKLNLCLYCGTGGHYADNCPAKASKSSPXGKLPGPAVEGPSATGPEIIRSPQDDAVSSPHLQVMLQIHLPGRHTLFVRAMIDSGASGNFIDHEYVAQNGIPIRVKDWPILVEAIDGRPIASGPVVHETHDLIVDLADHREVISFDVTQSPFFPIVLGVRWLSTHDPNITWSTRSIVFDSEYCRYHCRMYSPIPPSLPSPPTQPSLYYPVDGYRVYQPVRYYYVQNVYTPVDEHVYPDHRLVDPNIEMIPGAHSIPSGHVYSLSEPEMAALRDFVARNVKDGLITPTIAPNGAQVLQVKRGWKLQVSYDCRAPNNFTIQNQYPRLSIPNLEDQAHLATYTEYVPQVPGYQTYPTYTTYPTYPVGFAWYPVGRDGQGRSLYVPVMITWNPHWYRQPPVPQYPPPQPPPPPPPPPPPPSYSTM from the exons ATGGGTCCCGCCGActgcccacctcctcctcctcctcctcccccccacaacaacaacaacgacaagGACAAGAACAGCGGCCATAAGAGCCCCTGCGTGCCCAACACAAACGAACGCAGGAGGGATGAGCTCTCTGAAGAGATCAACAACTTAAGAGAGAAGGTCATCAGGCAGTCCGAGGAGAACAACAACCTGCAGAGCCAGGTGCAGAAGCTCACAGAGGAGAACACCACCCTTCGCGAGCAAGTGGAAGTGGAAGTGGAGCCCACCCCTGAGGAAGAGGATGACCTCGAGCTCCAAGGAGCTGCAGCTGCTGCCATCCCACCCCCTCCGATCGAGGAAGAGTGCCCAGAAGACCTTCCTGAGAAGTTCGATGGCAACCCAGACATGCTCGCTCCTTTCATGACCCAGTGCCAGATCTTCATGGAAAAAAGTACCCGTGATTTCTCAATTGATCGTGTCCGCGTCTGCTTCGTGACAAGCATGATGACCGGCCGTGCTGCCCGTTGGGCCTCAGCCAAGCTGGAGCGATCCCACTACCTGATGCACAACTACCCAGCCTTCATGATGGAGATGAAGCATGTCTTTGAAGACCCTCAGAGGCGAGAGGCTGCCAAACGCAAGATCAGACGTCTGCGCCAAGGCATGGGGTCTGTCGTCGACTACGCCAACGCTTTCCAGATGATTGCCCAGGACCTGGATTGGAACGAGCCTGCGCTGATTGACCAGTTCCACGAGGGCCTCAACGACCGCATTCAGGAGGAGCTCTCCCACCTCGAGGTCCCCAAGACGCTGTCCGCGCTGATCGGCCTGTGCATTCACATTGAGAGAAGGCTGGCCAgggccgccgccgctgccgccgccgccgctgccgctcgCAAGCCGCGCTCCCCGCCCCGGGCGCTGGTGCTGCAGCACCCGCCAGGCCACCACCAGGTCGACCCCACCGAGCCCGTGGGAGGCGCCCGCATGCGCCTGacccaggaagaaaaagaaagacgcAGAAAGCTGAACCTGTGCCTCTACTGCGGAACAGGAGGTCACTACGCCGACAACTGTCCTGCCAAGGCCTCAAAATCTTCGC GCGGGAAACTCCCCGGCCCCGCTGTAGAGGGACCTTCAGCGACCGGGCCAGAAATAATAAGGTCCCCACAAGATGATGCTGTCTCTTCTCCACATTTGCAAGTGATGCTCCAGATTCATCTTCCGGGCAGACACACCCTGTTCGTCCGAGCCATGATTGATTCTGGTGCTTCTGGCAACTTCATTGATCACGAATACGTCGCTCAAAATGGAATTCCTATAAGAGTCAAGGACTGGCCAATACTTGTGGAAGCAATTGATGGGCGCCCCATAGCATCGGGCCCAGTTGTCCACGAAACCCACGACCTGATAGTTGACCTGGCAGATCACCGTGAGGTGATCTCATTTGACGTGACTCAGTCTCCATTCTTCCCCATCGTCCTGGGGGTTCGCTGGCTGAGCACACATGACCCCAACATCACCTGGAGCACTCGATCTATCGTCTTTGATTCCGAATATTGCCGCTACCACTGCCGGATGTATTCGCCAATACCTCCGTCCCTGCCATCACCGCCAACACAGCCGTCACTTTACTATCCAGTAGACGGATACAGAGTTTACCAACCAGTGAGGTATTATTATGTCCAGAATGTGTACACTCCAGTAGATGAGCACGTCTACCCAGATCACCGCCTGGTTGACCCTAACATAGAAATGATACCTGGAGCACACAGCATTCCCAGTGGACATGTGTACTCACTGTCTGAACCTGAAATGGCAGCTCTCCGAGATTTTGTGGCAAGAAATGTAAAAGATGGCCTAATTACTCCAACGATTGCACCTAATGGAGCACAGGTTCTCCAAGTGAAGAGGGGGTGGAAACTGCAAGTTTCTTATGATTGCAGAGCTCCAAACAATTTCACTATCCAGAATCAGTATCCTCGTCTATCTATTCCAAACTTGGAAGACCAAGCTCACCTGGCAACTTACACTGAATATGTACCTCAAGTACCTGGATATCAGACGTATCCCACGTACACCACATACCCGACCTACCCAGTAGGATTCGCCTGGTACCCAGTGGGACGAGATGGACAAGGAAGATCACTCTACGTACCTGTTATGATCACTTGGAATCCACACTGGTACCGCCAGCCTCCGGTACCACAGTATCCCCCACCGCAACCGCCGCCCCCACCACCGCCCCCACCACCGCCTCCATCCTACAGTACCATGTGA